From Deinococcus ruber, the proteins below share one genomic window:
- a CDS encoding TCR/Tet family MFS transporter, with protein sequence MRANRPAALVFILITLLIDVMGLGLIIPVFPNLIKLLSGSETAGAQMLGIFTAVYAVMQFIFAPILGALSDRYGRRPVLLLSLLGVGLDYLLLYFAPSLGWLFVGRVIAGITGASITVANAYVADVTKPEDRARNFGLVGATFGVGFILGPALGGLLGNLDLRLPFAFAAGLSLLNAAYGYFVLPESVTAQTRGKALGREVFNPLAPLRDLGRYPLVRNLALTFVLIGLAQQVIFSTWVLFTESVLNWTPAQNGVALAVVGLLSAITQALLVAPAMRLLGERGAIFAGLTLGTVQYVVLGAARSGAMLYGSILVGSLAGIGGPAIQGLISRSVDAREQGRVQGALASVNSLVGVVGPLAATWIFAYFNRPDADPRIPGAAFYMAAVFSLLGTILAGVVLRRMPAAMRGKAPTPDA encoded by the coding sequence ATGCGTGCCAATCGCCCTGCTGCCCTGGTCTTCATCCTGATCACCCTGCTGATCGACGTGATGGGACTGGGCCTGATCATCCCGGTCTTTCCCAACCTGATCAAGCTGCTGTCGGGTTCCGAGACGGCAGGCGCACAGATGCTGGGCATCTTTACCGCTGTCTACGCGGTGATGCAGTTCATCTTCGCGCCGATTCTGGGCGCACTCAGCGACCGGTATGGGCGGCGACCGGTGCTGCTGCTCAGTCTGCTGGGCGTGGGCCTGGACTATCTGCTGCTGTATTTCGCTCCCAGTCTGGGCTGGCTGTTCGTGGGGCGCGTCATCGCGGGTATTACCGGAGCGAGCATCACCGTTGCCAACGCCTACGTTGCCGATGTGACCAAGCCGGAAGACCGCGCCCGCAACTTCGGACTGGTGGGCGCGACCTTCGGCGTCGGGTTCATTCTGGGGCCAGCGCTGGGCGGTCTGCTGGGCAACCTCGACCTGCGCCTGCCGTTCGCCTTTGCCGCCGGGCTATCGCTGCTGAACGCCGCCTACGGCTATTTCGTGCTGCCCGAATCGGTGACGGCGCAGACACGCGGCAAAGCGCTGGGGCGCGAGGTCTTCAATCCGCTGGCTCCGCTGCGCGACCTGGGCCGCTATCCACTGGTGCGGAATCTGGCCCTCACCTTCGTCCTGATCGGGCTGGCGCAGCAGGTGATCTTCAGTACCTGGGTGCTGTTCACCGAGAGCGTGCTGAACTGGACACCCGCCCAGAACGGTGTGGCTCTGGCGGTGGTGGGGCTGCTGTCAGCTATCACCCAGGCGCTGCTGGTGGCCCCGGCGATGCGGCTGCTGGGAGAACGCGGCGCGATCTTCGCGGGCCTGACGCTGGGCACCGTGCAGTATGTAGTGCTGGGAGCGGCCCGCAGCGGGGCGATGTTGTACGGCTCGATTCTGGTGGGCAGTCTGGCGGGCATCGGTGGCCCGGCCATCCAGGGCCTGATCAGCCGCAGTGTGGATGCCCGCGAGCAGGGACGCGTGCAGGGCGCACTCGCCAGTGTCAACAGTCTGGTGGGCGTGGTCGGGCCACTGGCCGCCACCTGGATTTTCGCCTACTTCAACCGCCCGGACGCCGACCCCAGGATTCCCGGCGCAGCCTTTTACATGGCCGCCGTCTTCTCGCTGCTGGGCACCATTCTGGCAGGAGTGGTGCTGCGGCGCATGCCAGCTGCGATGCGCGGGAAAGCACCCACACCCGACGCCTGA
- the pilM gene encoding type IV pilus assembly protein PilM: MSSALQRLLNPRPNAIGVEIGTSSIKVVVLKAGSPPVLQHAVTVPTPIGSMRDGLVVEPQAVANELKNLLAQHRITNRQVVTTVPNQSAVTRNIMVPKMERKDLQEAIKWEAERYIPYPIDEVSLDFDLLDDPATIPDDGQMEVVIAAAPTEAVARVIEVMQLAGLDPVVIDLKSFAVLRALRGNLLGEHLTKSTLTGTNYTEAGEVALVLEIGASSSVISLVRGDRVLMARNIGVAADDFTTALQKAFDLDFSAAEEVKVGYATATTPTEDEEDLLNFDLSREQYSPARVFEVIRPVLGDLITEIRRSLEFYRVQSGDVVIDRTFLAGGGAKMRGLAAAISDALGFRVEVASPWLTVQTDLAGVDTGYLQANAPEFTVPLGLALRGVQSRG, translated from the coding sequence ATGTCGAGTGCTTTGCAACGTCTGCTCAATCCAAGACCGAACGCCATCGGTGTGGAGATCGGCACCAGTTCCATCAAGGTGGTGGTGCTGAAGGCTGGATCGCCCCCGGTACTCCAGCATGCCGTGACCGTCCCCACCCCGATAGGAAGCATGCGCGACGGACTGGTCGTCGAACCCCAGGCGGTCGCCAACGAGCTGAAGAACCTGCTGGCCCAGCACCGCATCACCAATCGGCAGGTCGTGACGACCGTGCCCAACCAGTCGGCAGTCACGCGCAACATCATGGTGCCCAAGATGGAGCGCAAGGATCTGCAGGAAGCGATCAAGTGGGAGGCCGAGCGCTATATTCCCTACCCCATCGACGAGGTGTCGCTGGATTTCGACTTGCTCGACGATCCCGCCACCATTCCCGATGACGGTCAGATGGAAGTGGTGATCGCGGCGGCTCCGACCGAAGCGGTAGCCCGCGTGATCGAGGTCATGCAGCTTGCCGGTCTGGACCCAGTGGTCATCGACCTCAAATCGTTCGCCGTTCTGCGGGCGCTGCGCGGCAACCTGCTGGGCGAGCACCTCACCAAGAGCACCCTGACCGGCACGAACTACACCGAAGCCGGGGAAGTGGCGCTGGTGCTGGAAATCGGCGCGAGCAGCAGCGTGATTTCGCTGGTACGCGGCGACAGGGTGCTGATGGCCCGCAACATCGGCGTGGCAGCCGACGACTTCACCACCGCGCTGCAAAAAGCCTTCGACCTGGACTTTTCAGCTGCCGAGGAAGTGAAGGTCGGGTACGCCACCGCCACCACGCCCACCGAAGATGAGGAAGACCTGCTGAACTTCGATCTTTCGCGCGAGCAGTACAGCCCGGCCCGCGTCTTCGAGGTGATTCGCCCGGTGCTGGGCGACCTGATCACCGAAATCCGCCGCAGTCTGGAGTTCTACAGAGTGCAGTCGGGCGACGTGGTGATCGACCGCACCTTCCTGGCAGGCGGCGGTGCCAAGATGCGTGGCCTGGCTGCCGCCATCAGCGACGCGCTGGGCTTCCGGGTCGAGGTGGCGAGTCCGTGGCTGACCGTCCAGACCGACCTGGCAGGTGTGGATACCGGCTACCTCCAGGCCAACGCGCCGGAATTTACCGTGCCGCTCGGCCTGGCACTGAGGGGTGTGCAGTCTCGTGGTTGA
- a CDS encoding type 4a pilus biogenesis protein PilO, producing the protein MSVKLSPRDTFLVVLLVCILGIVAWYFLYYQSRNQEISDAQFNLDTRNATLLTYRSAQSALPALRTEVAGLQVQRDAFFQALPQTANIGSVIAAIRQTVAVASGELNSVTVSTAATPGLPTGVRPIGLNLTVSARFQPTFQMLRSLETMSRFSNVSNVSLALPAPDSTDPKLNTNMLLTVYTFDPSQAGLSATPGAPAAAPSAPATTPGGVR; encoded by the coding sequence ATGTCCGTTAAGCTCTCGCCCCGCGACACCTTTCTCGTGGTGCTCCTGGTGTGCATCCTCGGCATCGTGGCGTGGTATTTCCTGTATTACCAGTCGCGCAACCAGGAGATCTCCGACGCCCAGTTCAATCTCGACACCCGCAACGCCACCCTGCTGACGTACCGCAGTGCCCAGAGCGCTCTGCCCGCCCTGAGAACCGAGGTGGCAGGCCTTCAGGTGCAGCGCGACGCCTTCTTCCAGGCATTGCCGCAGACCGCCAATATCGGCAGCGTCATCGCCGCGATCCGGCAGACTGTGGCGGTTGCCAGCGGTGAACTGAACTCGGTCACGGTCTCGACCGCCGCGACTCCTGGCCTGCCCACAGGCGTGCGGCCCATCGGCCTAAACCTGACCGTGTCGGCCCGCTTCCAGCCCACCTTCCAGATGCTGCGCTCGCTGGAGACCATGAGCCGCTTCTCGAACGTCAGCAATGTGTCGCTGGCCCTGCCCGCACCCGACAGCACCGATCCCAAGCTGAATACCAACATGCTCCTGACCGTCTACACCTTCGACCCCAGCCAGGCAGGTCTCAGCGCCACCCCGGGCGCACCGGCTGCGGCCCCCAGTGCACCGGCAACCACGCCGGGAGGTGTGCGGTGA
- a CDS encoding fimbrial assembly protein, translating to MVEINLLPAQYRKRTEPNVWRYATLAVPVVAVLGVLAFTVYQNTLLGNIQKDLDAVNGEISALETDKREYDDLNRQKTDLEKTTQVAQSLQATKTYWSSDLARFVNALPSGGDVALSSLTIRAVDPTTQTNLAAAGTYNGKPVTKEFDLAGQAKSSQALVTFLNSFESNPNFGVDFKSAQRAPDATPASGSTPASSTASSGTDGVPYTFNATVGLLGQATPASGTPGSTPGAASPAPGAPAAPAPAGGSNVR from the coding sequence GTGGTTGAGATCAACCTGCTGCCAGCGCAGTACCGCAAACGCACTGAACCCAACGTCTGGCGCTACGCCACCCTTGCCGTACCGGTCGTGGCGGTGCTGGGCGTCCTGGCCTTCACGGTCTATCAGAACACCCTCCTGGGCAACATCCAGAAAGACCTCGACGCGGTCAACGGTGAAATCTCGGCGCTGGAAACTGACAAGCGTGAATACGACGACCTGAATCGCCAGAAAACCGATCTGGAGAAGACGACGCAGGTGGCTCAGAGCTTGCAGGCCACCAAGACCTACTGGTCGTCGGATCTGGCCCGCTTCGTCAATGCGCTGCCCTCCGGCGGCGACGTGGCCCTGAGCAGCCTGACTATCCGGGCCGTCGATCCCACGACCCAGACCAATCTGGCGGCGGCAGGCACGTACAACGGCAAGCCCGTGACCAAAGAATTCGATCTGGCCGGGCAGGCCAAGAGCAGCCAGGCGCTGGTGACCTTTCTGAACAGCTTCGAAAGTAATCCCAACTTCGGCGTGGACTTCAAGAGCGCCCAGCGTGCTCCTGACGCCACGCCTGCTTCGGGCAGCACGCCCGCGAGCAGTACCGCTTCCAGTGGCACCGATGGCGTGCCGTATACCTTCAATGCCACGGTGGGTCTGCTGGGGCAGGCGACACCCGCCTCGGGTACTCCTGGCAGCACGCCCGGTGCCGCAAGCCCGGCCCCCGGCGCTCCGGCAGCACCCGCCCCGGCAGGAGGGTCGAATGTCCGTTAA
- a CDS encoding isocitrate/isopropylmalate dehydrogenase family protein, with protein sequence MAKYRICLIEGDGIGHEVIPATRRLLDAAGVDAEYVVAEAGYEYYLDHGTSVPQATYDAVENTDATLFGAATSPSGEKPPGFFGAIRHLRQKYSLYANVRPTKTRPVPGAYENVDLVIVRENTQGLYVEQERRYGDTAIADTVITKDASAKIGKFAIELAQKRRKQLTVVHKANVLPVTQGLFLNTILDLAKPVTDVKTSTMIVDNAAMQLVRNPSQFDVMVMTNMFGDILSDLAAGLVGGLGIAASGNVGDKFGIFESVHGSAPDIAGQGIANPTASMLAAVLMLDHIGAHDEARRIDAAVSIVLAEGPRTRDLGGTAGTKDFTDAVIAKLA encoded by the coding sequence ATGGCGAAGTATCGAATCTGCTTAATTGAAGGTGACGGCATTGGTCACGAAGTCATTCCAGCGACCCGCAGGCTGCTCGACGCGGCAGGCGTGGACGCCGAGTATGTGGTGGCCGAGGCCGGGTACGAGTACTACCTCGACCACGGCACCAGCGTGCCGCAGGCCACCTACGACGCGGTAGAAAACACCGACGCCACGCTGTTCGGCGCGGCCACCAGCCCCAGCGGCGAGAAGCCACCGGGGTTCTTCGGCGCGATTCGCCACCTGCGCCAGAAGTACAGCCTGTATGCCAACGTGCGCCCCACCAAGACCCGCCCGGTGCCCGGAGCGTATGAAAATGTCGATCTGGTGATCGTGCGCGAGAACACCCAGGGCCTGTACGTCGAGCAGGAGCGCCGCTACGGCGACACCGCGATTGCCGACACGGTGATTACCAAGGACGCCAGCGCCAAGATCGGCAAGTTCGCCATCGAGCTGGCGCAGAAGCGCCGCAAGCAGCTCACGGTGGTGCACAAGGCCAACGTGCTGCCCGTCACGCAGGGTCTGTTCCTGAACACCATCCTCGACCTTGCCAAGCCCGTGACCGACGTGAAAACCAGCACCATGATCGTGGACAACGCCGCGATGCAGCTCGTTCGCAACCCCAGTCAGTTCGATGTGATGGTGATGACCAACATGTTCGGTGACATCCTGTCCGATCTGGCTGCTGGACTGGTGGGCGGGCTGGGCATCGCCGCGAGCGGTAACGTGGGCGACAAGTTCGGCATCTTCGAGTCGGTGCACGGCAGCGCCCCCGACATTGCCGGGCAGGGCATTGCCAACCCCACCGCCAGCATGCTGGCCGCCGTCCTGATGCTCGATCACATCGGCGCACACGACGAGGCCCGCCGCATCGACGCTGCCGTCAGCATCGTACTTGCGGAAGGCCCGCGTACCCGCGACCTGGGCGGCACCGCTGGCACCAAAGACTTCACCGACGCGGTGATTGCCAAGCTGGCCTGA